The Onychomys torridus chromosome 2, mOncTor1.1, whole genome shotgun sequence sequence GAgcagttttaaaatgtaactgGCCTACTACCGattacacatggacacacacacactctgaaatACACTACcagtcatgtcttttttttttttttttttttgagctgaggatcaaacccagggccttgcgcttgctaggaaagcactctaccactgagctaaatccccaaccctagtcaTGTCTATAAAGTGGGTGAACCTTTCTAAGTAGGGTTCCCTCACATTTGAACTAGATGATGGAGCTGTTAATACTGCACACGGAAAATGAGCACTAAGTTTTAGTTTTACACAAACATAAAGGGATTTTCTTCCCCCAAACTACTTAAACATCAAAACCTATGCTTATAAAAATTTAATCCTTTCAGCAGCCCAAGGATTTCAAATGAAGCCACTCACAACAGACTTCACATAATCTTTACACCCAATGTCCGCCAACCTAGTTATCTAGTGGTGATTCCTTCAGAGATAGCTCcgtgtctctctcttctcccgGGGACCTAAAATAAAGGGGAGAAACGAGAGCTGTCACAACAACACTTGAGGGTTTTCTCGAGTAAAAGGGGCTTTAAAttctatttaagaaaaaaatcctattaaaaaaatgaaatcatgaaacaCTGTTGACATGTATGTTGTTAAAGTAATACATAGATCTGGGGAGATAACCCAAGGAGGCATCTAACTTTAAGATGATATTTAACAGAATTGAATCTGTGATGACAACATAAAGTAAGAACTAGACAAACAATGTAGTGTACAATAGTAATACTTTAGATTTAATATTCTAACAATTTAAGAAAGTGTGAGAagtgctggggatttagctcagtggtagatagagcgcttgcctagcaagtttaaggccctgggttcgatcctgagctcaaaaaaaaaagtgaagaaaattcacagaaaacTAGTTTTCTTTCAGAGTTCCTACTGAGACTCATTTTCCTGAGTAAATAATAAATCCTGGGTAGTAATAAAATCTGTAATACCAGACAGACTATGGCTGGAGAACTTCTACAAATTCAAGGCTGACCTAGGGAATGtagggaaaccttgtctccatAAACCATTTTAGGGTGTTGGggatgagacagggtctcactatgtagccttctATTTTCTCGTGCCAGGGTTCATTGAATTCAGCCTTAGCTAAGAGCACTACTACTAAACACCTCCAGTTCTTCctactatattttatttctttaaataaatgggAGTGTTCTTTCTACATGTTCCCCTGCACACatcagaagtgggcatcagatctcataaacggttgtgagccaccatgtggatgctgggaattgaattcaggacctgtggaagagcagccagtgctttgagCCACCTTTCCAGGCCTTCCTGCCTTTTTTATtcacaactttaaaaaagaaaaataatgagtcTGATGTAGTGGCACCCACCTTAAATCAAATCACTGTAGAGGCagactagcctagtctacacagcaatGTCCATGACAGGGACACAAAGTATAGAGTGAGATCTTGTCAGAACTGGAGTGTTAAACAAAATATCTAACTATCACTGGGCATAGAGCTCAGGGATCCAGTGTTCCCCTAGCATAGTTAAGTCTTAGGGAAAAGTCTGGGGCAGTATCATTGTGCTaagatcatgtttttaaaaaaaaagccgggcatagtggtgcatgactttaatcccagcacttgggaggcagaggcaggtggatctctctgagtttgaggccagcctggtctacaaagtgagttccaggacagccaagactatatagagagaaaccctgtcttgaaccccccacacccccccaaaaaaagacaaaaagacaaggTGGTGgttgcatacacctttaatcccagcacttgggagataggcacctgagtttgaggccagcctgatctacagaccaagttctaggacagccagagcaacacagagaaaccctgcatgGGGGGCAGAGTggggatggattttttttttttttgagccaagcATAATGGTACACCTCGGTCGGTAGTCCCGACAACTGGGAAAGccgaggcaggaggctctctagACCTTAGGAGTGTGGAGCCAGACTGAGCAAAATACCATGGCCCTTCAAAATTGTCCTATTATTTTGTATGAGTGTTCTTCCTGAACTTGCTTCTGAGTACCATGTGACGGACGGTCTGGTGCCAGAAATGGGTAATGGGTCCTCTGGTACTGGAGGtgggacagttgtgagctgctctgtaAAGGGgtgctcttaacgtctgagccatttctccagccctccgTTACTTTTCTTACTGCCCTTACTTTTTCTTACTGCTGGCCTCATGGCTGTCCTTGCTGTCTTCATTGCTGTCACCATTGTGTTGTGGAGGACTACTGTCCTGAGTGTCAGATCCTCCATTTAAGGTCTTTGAACCTTTAGAATACAAAAACTGTTagcacatacaaaataatacacTACATTATCTTCAATATTCAAGGTCAAAGCATGGCCCTTATGTTCCTAGCACTTGTCATTTCAAAAAAAGAGGAATGAAAAAATGTAATGTTAACTTGTATCACTCAAAGTCTAGAATGGATAAGTCACAACAAGAACCAAGTTTTGTTTTCTAAGTGGATAGAGGACTTGAATTGCTAATCTCATTACATTACAGACAACTGAGTGGTACAACTTTTTAAGTCACTAGCATGTAGCTTTTTGGGGGGAGAGAATTATATTTTGTATTAATAGTATTTTAGAGTATAAAGTGCTCAAAATATCCAATTGCCATGACTGGGCATTTTCCTGTAAAATTTACTAATAAATCTCTAAGGGaatcaaataaatgaaagagggtttttttttggttgttttgtcttgAAAGATTGGTCTTTACCCCCAAGCAATGGCAGTTATGGTGTTATGGAATTGGAGGCCTCTATTCTAAGAATCCTCTGTAGGTAAATTCTAAACTACAATTCCATTGTAGTTCTGGACTATAGTTAGGtctggaatttatttttatagcaaaAGGCTATACAAGACCACAACATGTATGTATTTAGCACTCCTTTATCCAACACATTTGGAACAAGCAATGTTATAGATATGTTTGACTATAAGGCTCAGTTTCATGTGCATCTTAAACACAATGCCTAAAGACACTTTTATACATAGGTACATCACAAGAACAAAGGCGTGTCAGCCATCTACTTGGATTGTCTGGTCCACTGTCATCACTCTTATTCCAGACTCCATTTAGATGCCACTGATAATTGACTGTTTTCTTACAATACAGTAGAATACAGCTTATTATATCCACACATAACCACTTAACAGTTAAAAGTCATATAATGTTACTTAACACAATGCACAACATGCTCAGGGTAGCTAAGCAACACTGAAAACCTGGAGGttatgatcagaaaaaaaaaaaaaagcagcatctTTGCCTCCAACTTCAAAGCAGCAACTCTGGTTGTATACCTAGTGTACATTGTAATTTtggcaaaaagggaaaaaaaagggggtAGAGGGTTGGTTCTCTAGAAGACATTCTGATGGACACCTTTTAAAAGCTTTCCCTAAAACTTAACTGTCATTAACAATGAATGTCTCACTGCTCTACTCCTTCACAACACCCAACGTAACATTCTCACCAGGTTGTGTACAAGTACTCTGTGTGAATGTCATTTCTACTGTTACTAATAATCACCTTGACTAAGAAACATTTCAGCTGTTTCAAAGCCAGTGAATATACAATGCAACCTCATTACTGATAAAGGTTTCAATATCCACTTTTTCTAACATATGTAACAAAAGCATTTACAGAAGCAGTTAATCTCGCAAACATTGAGAAGGGGAAACCCAGCTTAAAGTTATAGACACATACCGGTTTGTTCTTTTTCTAGCTTTTTGTTTGGCCCTTTCTTTCCTTGGtctttggttttatttgcttCCTCATGCTGTCTTTGTTCAGCAAGAGATTTGTTCAGCACTTGAGTGATGACCGAATCCCCTTCACCAACCAAAAACATATTCTTAAACTTGTTATATAACATTGTGGACTTTTCCATGATAACTTGACTAACTTTGAACCGCCGTATCTGAGAAAACAATAGTCAGAATTAGTTTTCCTCAATGATTTACTTACGCTTTCTTTCAAGAACTGAGAAAAGCTGTTAGGTCTGCAGGTCTTGAAGCCACTTACTTTCTTCAGGGTTGTGatcatctctgtgtgtctctgagcTTGTTGCATTGTTACCTGAAGTGAAGCAAGTTCATCCAGTGCCTCAATGCATCTGTTCACATCCTTCATGACAAAACAGCAATTTCATAACTGTTAATTACCAAAGCAGCTAAAGAGTCCTCTTTTGAAGAGTTTTTAAAGCTCTTAAGGTAGTAGGTACAAAATGGCCAGGTattgttccttttattttacaCTTACACACTAGTCATGTGAGAAAATATATAAAGCTATTAAAGCCGTGCATTTTAAATGAGGTTGAACACTTACTAGATTATCAATTTTGAGTGAATTTTTAATTTCAGCATGTATCCTTTGAAGTCGAGAATCCATTGATGTTTCTATAAATTGAAATATGTGAAAAACAGTAAATAGTTTTTCCCCCACACCATATCTCTGTACAGTCTAACAAATAAATGGTGGTTACGAAGTAATCTTTAAGAAGCCCATATAGATGAATAGTATCAAAAGTTACTTACTAAATTTTATATATGGTCTGGAGAAGAAACATGCAGCATAAAAGCACAAAATTACTaccatgctgcatttgtttccaaACTGCTCTGTCTTAGATGGTGAACTCCTATATGTCAGGTCTTACTTCTATTTTACCTTATCCATTAACTGCAAGTGATTTATCAAAATGGGCAAACCCTCCAGTGCTTCTCAAGGTTGCAAAACTGACaccaaataaacattaaaatataaagacatTAGCAAAGTcacttttaattgtttaaaatgcAGTTTAACATAGAATCCATCAGACTTGAAAAGTTGTATTGGTAGGATTTAAGAACATGAGATggaattcaacaaatattttaatctGTGTACTTTGGTTTTTTAagccagggtctcactttgtacccctggttgccctggaacttgtggttctcctggctctgcctcctaagtgcttggattacaggcatatgccatcacacccagcttccaTAGACTGTCTGTGTGTCATTTGTATGTCTTAGAAAGTAAAGTAACTAACCTCGCTTCTTCTCCACTTTCTTAACTTCTGGcttctttccttcatctttaTTCTGCCTATCAAATGTtaacacaaatatttcaaaacactgGAACTTTGTGACTAATGTTAGCAGATGCCCATATTCCCCTATGTAAAGGTTTAAAATatgttccttaaaaaaataataaatcagccTACAACACAGGATGCTGATTAATTTCTAGAAGTATGCAGCTCTACAGCATTTGCATAAGTACAGGCAAAACTCAAACATGCCAAGTTAACCTCGGCATGTTAGTATCACTTTGAAGCAATCACAGTGACTGTGATTGCTAAAAATCCAATTTCAAGATCACTGGCCAAACAAGCCACAATGGGAAGAGAACACCTATAAATGCGAAGTGAATTAATTGTTATCAAATTCTTTTCTTAGAAttatttttgaaagctattaaaGTAGACCAATTAAGTTGTTCCCCACATCTCCAACAGGCAGGAAATTGGAGAGACTTTGAAATTAGCTTCAGTAATGATCAGACCTGCTTTAAACTGATActatggattttattttaaaattggagAGGATGCCATTCTCAAACTTAATGACACCCACTAATATTTACATACCAtttcataaatgaaaaagaaCCATATTACTAAGATTAAGAAAAATAACCTTTTCaaattagaaattttaatttctagtACCTTAGCTTGGCATTCAGGCCTTATTATGAACCAATTAAAATagacaagaacaaaaaaatacctaaaaatcaggtttttttttaaaaaaaactttattttaaaattttggttacagttcattttttttgttttttacttaacaAGTCTAATGTTTAATCTCTcaggattaaaaagaaaaaaacaagactaAAGAATTTAACAACAAAAGAATGTCACGGGAAGGGGCACAGCTGCCCCATGTTTCAAGAACGTAATAGCTATTCCAGTTTACCACCTAGCTTCAAAACAAAATGagttttcatattttctaaatgaaataaTGTACAACCACCATCTTCATCTATGTGTGTTATAACTTTCAAACACAAAGCTTCATTTTAagcttggtttaaaaaaaaaaaggcaggaatgATGGCCACCTTAATATGTAGTGTATACCTTACAGGATATTTTGTTAACAATCATAACACAGTTAATAATGCCATTAGTAATGAAGTCCTCAATTTAGAATCTGGAACATTTCTTCCATcaagggggggaggggaaattCAGTCCAATGAGTCTGTCTCAAGATCTTCATCGCTTGTATGCTCCACTTGTATTCTCTTTTCAGTTACTGGATTAATGCTTTGAGCCCAAAATgagatatattttttattactgtagattACATGTTGTTTGGCTGGGAATACAATACAATAAACTTTATTTTGCATAATGCATTTCACACAAGTTGCATCTGAAATGCTTTACAGAGCAAAACTGTCCAAGTACAAAGTTTTGTAATaacaggagaaggaaagaaaacacaaatattagaaTTTGAGAAAGTTACATTGGAGGacattcaaaagaaaatgatatacAAAAAGATATCTTGAGATTCTGAAGAAGGATTGGGCTAGATTTACTAAGCAACAACTAGTTTATGCCTTAAGTCAGGGAGCACAGTTAAAAGCAAAAACAGTCACAGTTATTCAGTGAAGAGAAAGGACAGGAATAACGGCATTTACAGATGTGCCCATGGTCTGGAATTTTAATCACTTTTAAACTCCCTCAAGCAGCTGAACTGCTATGTATCCTACAAACCACTACAGAAGCAGAGACAATATCTATAAAGTTGTTCAGCTTGCAGATGCAtcataaaagcaaaagaataCTGTTTTTACTATTTGCCACATGGTCTTATTGACCTACAACATGTTTTCAAAATCATCTCACTCACTAGcaataaaaagcccagtgttcTGATACTTTATAAACCAGGGAAAGTGACAGTCTAAAAGAGTCTAATGATAAACTTAGGAAACAACTGTATAATAAAGACATGAAGCCTAATTATAATAGCAATGACTATTCCTTGTACTGATAAAATAATTGAATACAATAAAGGAGGAAGAAATCCCTCATGGTAAATATATCTTGTTTCCAAGTGTCAAAATGTAATTCAAACTTCATTCATAATGTACACATCAAATGTAAGCCCTGCCAGCCTTTGGGTTTCTTTCTATTGGCTTCCTGGTTTCCAACtgtgcttttgttatttttactgaTTTCTACACAGGCCTGCTAGTGGTATGATAAATATGAATATGAAAGAATACATTCTTTCTCCACCAATATTTTCTACCTTCTATGTTTTTAACATGTTATACAGATAAATAGAAGTACTCTGTAAAGCACTAACAAAACCTAAATGTACTTTCACTTTAAATTACAAAACAGTTCACTGGAGGATTACCTCAGTGAATTTCATCCTCTAAGAAAATACTAGAGCCTCAAATAGCACATACGGAAGGGTTTTTCTAATATGGGGAGTTGCTTCAAAAGGCTTCAGGAAGTCTGGAAAATCAGAGTCTACTTAAAAACTTTCAAACTagtcttaaaacaaaacccaacctaAGATTTATAGAACTGaaaagaacacttactgctcagTTTCCATTTGTTCCTCTTGCTTGCGTTTCCGTTCTGCGGCTTCTTTCTCATGTTGGCCTTTCAGCATGTTCCTCCTGTGAGCACTCTGGAAGTTtcttccacccttcctcttctgtggatttgAGAATCAGGATGGATTCAGTTCACTCTCAAGTCAGTGATTCCTGACTAATTCATCGtggtaagaaaaaacaaaacaaaacctacccTTGAGAAGCACGTGCTTAAATAAACATGAACACAGCTCCACTCTTCTCTGACTATGGATATGAGTCTACTACCCTCCTGAACCATAGTTATTTTAACTTGGAACACTGCGAAGCTATTGAATAAAAATTCTGGCTTTGAGCatggtatggtagcacacacctttaatctcagcacttgggagacaagagGCAGTCCctgtgagttaaaggctagcctggtctacaaagtaagttacAGATCAGCCAAGGTTGAATagttagaccctgtcttaaacctATCCCTTCCCCCCAAAATTAAAACTTGGTTTCTAAAATATTCAGACAACTCAAGATATAAAAGCCCAtatttacacaattaaacaaaatTTATGTTTTCACAAAGATATAGCTTATAACGTGTAATGGCATCCAAATAAAATTACACTGCATAAAATGTACAATAGGAAAAGCTTAAAATTGATCAGTCATCTGGGTTATCTACAATCTCTGTTTACATAGTTGGGTTAGAAGTATGTCTAATTCCTAGAAATTATGAGGTCAAGATAAAATTTAGGATATAAAAGAAAGTTTCAAATAAGCCTTTTATATTAGCTAATAGAATTCTACTAGGAAAGGTAAAAACCATGTAAACATTCATAAAAGTAAATGCTCATAGCCTAAGAATTATACTTTGTTTAAAGAAGCAAGGAATCTCTGATTttgaagacagccaggactgctgcagagaaactcttgtcttgggaaaaacaaagaaggccttttaaaaactaaacaacttGCAAGGCATGATGGtaaacacttttaatcccagcagtcaggagaggcaggcagatctgtgagttcgaggccagcctgaagtacagagcaagttccaggtcagggctacacaaagaaaccttatcttgaaaacttaacaaaaaaaatttcctaaactaagaaacaaaattataaaatatctgGGTAACAGCTCCTGAGTTAAATGCTTTATGTTCAAGAACAAGGACCTGGCTCCAAATCCCTACCAACCATGTAAAAGCTGAGTATAACTGTACACATCTGTAACACGTGTGCTTGGGGTGACCGGGAAGGGGAACAATATCACAAGTAGATTAAAAAGCTGGCTAGCCAGCTAGTCTggtttcagattcagtgagacacTATCTGGGCTTACCAGGTAACAATGTTGAGAGCATTGACTGCTCCAGCAGAGGACCAAGCCTCAACttctagtacccacatggagAGAGAGTCTACTACCATCCACATCTCCAGTTGGTCTAACTTTTAAGgataccagcacacacatgatgcacacacatacatgcaggcaaagcttTCACGCatggaagagaaaatataaaaattaacgCTGGAGGGTGGTGgtcaacacctttaatcccagcactcagaaggcaggtgagttcaaggccagcctggtctacagagcaagttccaggacacgcagggatacatggagaaaccctgactcaccaccacctccaccccgccccccacctcaccccaaaaAAATTAGCCTAAGGTGAAGTGAGTTAGGGAGATTGTTCAGCATTTAAAGTGTCTGGTATGtaagcaagaggaccagagtcTATATCCCCAAAACACAAAAATTCTAGATAACTATAGTGGCCGACCTATAATTAAAGCCTTTGTAGGCAAATACAAGTGATCCCCAGAGCAAACTGACAGCCTAGATTAGGCACATGGGGAGCTTTGTGTTTGCTTGATAAATACTTCTTAAAGAATCAAGTCAAGAGCAACTGAGAACAATTACACATAACCCTGGGCCTCTACACCCAAGTGCACATACAAAccacacaaaaacagaaaacaagcgcCAAAAGGAGGACACCTGATGTCCCCAGTGTGCTGACttgtatatacacaaataaaccATACAAATGAGGGGAGTCTGAATGTCATTTTCTACCTTTTCACCTTCTTGATCATCTTCATCTTCGGAATCAGAGGTTGATGTAACCCCTGGTTTAGCTAAATTTTTCCGTTTAGAGTccacttctttcttcccttctttcttatcTGGT is a genomic window containing:
- the Psip1 gene encoding PC4 and SFRS1-interacting protein isoform X1; protein product: MTRDFKPGDLIFAKMKGYPHWPARVDEVPDGAVKPPTNKLPIFFFGTHETAFLGPKDIFPYSENKEKYGKPNKRKGFNEGLWEIDNNPKVKFSSQQASTKQSNASSDVEVEEKETSVSKEDTDHEEKASNEDVTKAVDITTPKAARRGRKRKAEKQVDTEEAGMVAAATASANLKASPKRGRPAATEVKIPKPRGRPKVVKQPCASESDMVIDEDKGKKKGPEEKQPKKQLKKEEEGQKEEDKPRKEPDKKEGKKEVDSKRKNLAKPGVTSTSDSEDEDDQEGEKKRKGGRNFQSAHRRNMLKGQHEKEAAERKRKQEEQMETEQQNKDEGKKPEVKKVEKKRETSMDSRLQRIHAEIKNSLKIDNLDVNRCIEALDELASLQVTMQQAQRHTEMITTLKKIRRFKVSQVIMEKSTMLYNKFKNMFLVGEGDSVITQVLNKSLAEQRQHEEANKTKDQGKKGPNKKLEKEQTGSKTLNGGSDTQDSSPPQHNGDSNEDSKDSHEASSKKKSPGEERDTELSLKESPLDN